In a single window of the Nicotiana tomentosiformis chromosome 8, ASM39032v3, whole genome shotgun sequence genome:
- the LOC104102819 gene encoding extensin-like: MYQSPPPLPSPFHYTYPSSHHHHKHKCPLPPPLYFYKSPPPPSPVYKYRSPPHPSPIYTYKSPPPPSPVYMYKSPPPPPVYKYKSPPPPSSLAYMYKSSPPPPPIYKYKSPPPPVYIYKSPPPPPLIHKPPPPPPYYNYVSPPPPYKHHHHHHHHHKPKWSPYSYIYYKSPPPPPKY; encoded by the coding sequence ATGTACCAGTCACCTCCTCCTCTTCCCTCTCCCTTTCACTACACATACCCATCCTCGCATCACCATCACAAGCATAAATGCCCACTTCCACCACCTTTATATTTCTATAAATCACCTCCACCGCCATCACCCGTTTACAAGTACAGGTCACCACCACATCCATCTCCTATTTACACCTACAAGTCACCACCGCCACCATCACCCGTTTATATGTACAAGTCACCACCACCACCTCCTGTTTACAAGTACAAgtcaccaccaccaccatcatcgCTAGCTTACATGTATAAGTCATCTCCACCACCGCCACCTATTTATAAGTACAAGTCACCACCACCTCCAGTTTATATATACAAGTCACCTCCACCGCCGCCTCTGATTCATAAACCACCACCACCTCCACCTTACTATAATTATGTTTCGCCTCCACCACCATACAaacatcaccatcatcatcatcaccacCATAAGCCAAAATGGTCACCATATTCGTACATCTATTATAAGTCGCCACCACCACCACCTAAATATTAA
- the LOC104102815 gene encoding uncharacterized protein, producing MMLLRLIKKYYCSVFKKKKKKKKMANSEKVVGVKKVRQKDPDGWDVTMPLPGDIIEGIGELAADDDSFVQAKAWSELVLFLGKIVGHFIWLKVRRGESRLKLRGYVLVERRSNLQKRFVVRAASDDRHLAVIAELTLGRCTELQEMSRRMVNSGSRGYNQMGLQYDWKMKVGTYLPDSRSTVVSSILFMPLTREYRVEATIVRTMAWFSAAVSSGIPLVFVNIQTEQISNLERRNNIGNQSAQGVRLWYLPGIEEIPLELTPVPGETRFGIDIKRTDEGFVSIYSVTKGTAAERASLVRLFEQANKSEQLLVISRLEGKSLLPSTVSPEGLIYCCDHSDIKETLNLAMERSDSIRLHIMSWPNQTTQNTTRSFGAAVLMPPN from the exons ATGATGCTATTGCGGCTAATCAAGAAATACTACTGTTCCgtcttcaagaaaaagaaaaagaaaaagaagatggCGAATTCTGAGAAAGTAGTTGGTGTAAAGAAAGTGAGGCAAAAAGATCCAGATGGATGGGATGTGACAATGCCACTCCCAGGGGACATAATAGAAGGCATTGGTGAATTAGCTGCTGATGATGATTCATTTGTTCAGGCCAAGGCATGGTCAGAGTTAGTTTTATTTCTTGGTAAAATTGTTGGACATTTCATTTGGTTGAAAGTTAGAAGGGGAGAGAGTAGACTTAAACTCAGGGGATATGTCTTAGTTGAACGACGTTCCAATCTGCAAAAAAGGTTTGTGGTTAGAGCAGCATCTGATGACAGACATCTTGCTGTTATAGCAGAATTAACTTTGGGACGTTGCACTGAACTCCAGG AAATGAGCAGAAGAATGGTAAATTCGGGCTCACGGGGATATAACCAAATGGGATTACAATATGACTGGAAGATGAAGGTGGGAACCTATCTACCCGATTCTCGTTCCACAGTTGTTAGCTCCatacttttcatgcctttaacAAGAGAGTATAGAGTAGAAGCCACAATAGTTCGAACCATGGCCTGGTTTTCAGCAGCGGTATCTTCAGGAATCCCCCTTGTATTCGTTAACATTCAAACTGAGCAAATAAGCAATTTG GAGAGGAGAAATAACATTGGTAACCAATCCGCGCAAGGAGTAAGGCTATGGTATCTACCAGGAATTGAAGAGATTCCACTTGAACTAACACCTGTTCCAGGAGAAACCAGATTCGGAATAGACATTAAACGAACAGATGAA GGATTTGTCAGTATATACTCAGTAACAAAGGGGACAGCTGCAGAACGAGCCAGTTTAGTGCGTTTATTTGAGCAAGCAAACAAAAGCGAGCAACTTCTTGTGATTTCAAGGCTAGAAGGAAAAAGTCTTTTGCCTTCAACTGTTAGCCCAGAAGGTCTAATATACTGCTGTGATCATAGTGATATTAAGGAAACTCTCAATTTAGCAATGGAAAGAAGTGATAGTATTAGACTGCATATCATGTCTTGGCCTAATCAAACAACTCAAAATACCACACGGTCGTTTGGTGCTGCAGTTCTTATGCCTCCAAATTGA
- the LOC104102813 gene encoding uncharacterized protein: protein MDYPTAIVPYHDPFDDSCSIGQISLFDENPTIGLPKSAWNQEPFTFDPTILKSDNDFGVYDPFDDPILLDIPYECNDYLVENSTNTEAGVQDGVFENKSHVSVWPVSSSTSMCTNNCQILREITHSNGLQISKLNIYGTLGRISHAVLEKYTSDFSSQSHESPQIFDFSKDSTSSVKQFLVQYFEACKLEGYILLQDPLCDFYEALGVGSDDGDILDIDSLLQLSPTISRDCQMNQQEMKNESEANCNDMRHEKIPLSAQRERTGKLRLKDFAGYLHLPIEIAAKKLNICPTVMKKVCRRDGLLRWPYRKIKSIKRKISKREKSLSSSDVEERASAKAEIAKLEEELAKNFEAFVS, encoded by the exons ATGGACTATCCAACGGCCATTGTGCCGTACCATGATCCTTTTGATGATTCTTGTTCTATTGGCCAAATTTCACTTTTTGATGAAAATCCAACCATTGGACTTCCAAAATCGGCATGGAATCAAGAACCCTTTACATTTGATCCAACAATTTTGAAGTCTGATAATGATTTTGGCGTTTATGATCCATTCGATGATCCAATTTTGCTAGACATTCCATATGAATGTAACGATTATTTGGTTGAAAATAGTACTAATACTGAGGCAGGAGTTCAAGATGGGGTGTTTGAAAATAAAAGTCATGTCTCAGTTTGGCCAGTGTCATCATCTACATCTATGTGTACTAATAATTGCCAAATCCTAAGAGAAATAACGCATTCTAATG GCTTGCAAATATCTAAGCTTAATATTTATGGAACACTGGGAAGGATCAGTCATGCAGTTCTTGAGAAATACACTTCGGATTTTTCTTCTCAAAGCCATGAGTCGCCCCAAATTTTTGA TTTTAGCAAGGATAGTACAAGCAGTGTGAAGCAATTTTTAGTTCAATATTTTGAGGCTTGTAAGCTTGAAGGTTACATTTTGCTACAAGATCCACTCTGCGATTTCTATGAAGCATTAGGTGTTGGATCTGATGATGGTGACATTCTTGACATCGATAGTCTACTTCAGTTATCTCCAACAATTTCGC GTGATTGTCAAATGAACCAGCAAGAGATGAAAAACGAAAGCGAGGCAAATTGCAATGACATGAGACATGAAAAGATTCCCCTTTCTGCACAG AGGGAAAGAACTGGAAAGTTGAGATTGAAAGACTTTGCAGGATATCTCCATCTTCCCATTGAGATAGCAGCTAAGAAACTGAACATATGTCCTACTGTCATGAAAAAAGTTTGTCGAAGGGATGGCTTGTTAAGATGGCCCTATCGAAAG ATAAAAAGCATTAAGAGGAAAATATCAAAGAGAGAAAAGAGTTTAAGCTCTAGTGATGTTGAAGAAAGGGCGAGCGCAAAGGCAGAAATAGCAAAGTTGGAAGAGGAACTTGCCAAAAATTTTGAAGCATTTGTTAGCTGA